The following are encoded in a window of Parus major isolate Abel chromosome 22, Parus_major1.1, whole genome shotgun sequence genomic DNA:
- the SORBS3 gene encoding vinexin isoform X3 — protein sequence MEGMEERRAWRKLRQWSGTLGKAGAAGTGVCSHRAPIPALGGPQEHRPHSPPQSRPPPTTSLSILSRKPPSSSRLHRAGGPAARGSPRFVSGGRVLGNACAGRGMSSASWLHSLDPIPGNVTGNSEWAGPAPERGALGGQRTPGGAGAHGDPAPGRTVAPDSLGGCSWGALPASPPRCSEPLPAPPAGKVRAVELSSLPLAAPSRSPRGSPKPRCSPGVPVGTAQESPAGPIRAELGEGRAVWIRMEKAVGTRAGAGSELEQPLPLASRGSLSWGSCHRGRHPAVIVVTPHTVSPEFPNNGMLPAVGLGVLRAPISGKARECPENRDTAPRAQLLFPQGSPGGPPRPPAMAGRLLPPDSSPALGVEDVPQLQAPLQVSPQPTVTRVPVIHHRGSNTLNFHFHEPESRGTAENSQGAPKSPVNEWYQTWPAKEAKAPSTPVPAHPTPSPRAAPTCPRPPGWSATWTKDSKRRERRWVKYDGIGPVDETGMPLASRSSVDSPRDWYRSMFRQIHRKLPEPDWDTHSCPTTAPPSPPKPRRRGSAPAEPPGMPNGMDWTRWGATGATAEPGSIFDYEPGKFSRREQSPAAARPKRAQSIEVLLEQELEQLSEELDKDMRDMETRRTPRQSPAAAPTARSPAPASPAARSPLSPHWLWSPPATPSMEWGGLGLASDRSLAASSRDTLRPGTLPSLSDLGDPVEVVKREEKKMKAARLKFNFQAESPKELTLQKGDIVYIHKEVDRNWLEGEHHGRVGIFPSNYVEILPPTEVPKPIKAPTLQVLEYGEALALYNFRGDLHVELSFRKGERICLVRRVNENWYEGRIPGTSRQGIFPATYVQVLKEPRVKASAEDIPSSPAPASPRPAAGSPSLQRSPGARIPQAPPGSPREAKRGPGVTGGRPSSPRHLGAAFPPSPKLPHAGTPSPLVASASPPHPVAAHPQELRRSAWTPEQRETPGAQTSAHPEPAPSYNGSEIRWTPYRALYQYRPQNADELELLEGDRVDVMQQCDDGWFVGVSRRTQKFGTFPGNYVAPV from the exons atggaggggatggAGGAACGCAGGGCATGGAGGAAATTGAGGCAATGGAGCGGCACCCTTGGCAAGGCGGGGGCAGCGGGGACGGGGGTCTGCTCTCACCGTGCCCCCATCCCGGCGCTAGGAGGTCCACAGGAGCACAGACCCCACTCCCCGCCTCAGTCCCGACCACCACCCACCACTTCCCTCTCCATCCTTTCCCGAAAACCCCCCTCGAGTTCCCGTCTCCATCGCGCCGGGGGGCCGGCGGCGCGGGGCTCGCCCCGTTTCGTAAGCGGGGGCCGGGTGCTCGGGAACGCGTGCGCGGGGCGTGGGATGAGTTCAGCCTCTTGGCTCCATTccctggatcccatccctggaaatgtcacTGGAAACTCTGAATGGGCCGGCCCCGCTCCAGAGCGGGGAGCGCTGGGGGGGCAGCGCACCCCGGGGGGGGCCGGGGCACACGGGGATCCAGCTCCGGGGAGGACGGTGGCTCCCGACTCTCTCGGGGGATGCTCTTGGGGGGCTCTCCCCGCCAGCCCCCCACGATGCTCTGAGCCCCTTCCCGCTCCTCCTGCCGGCAAAGTTCGTGCCGTGGAACTTTCTTCCCTGCCGCTCGCGGCGCCGTCCCGCTCGCCCCGGGGCTCCCCAAAACCCCGCTGCTCCCCGGGCGTCCCCGTCGGCACCGCCCAGGAG AGCCCGGCCGGACCCATCCGTGCAGAGCTGGGCGAGGGGCGGGCGGTCTGGATCCGCATGGAGAAGGCGGTGGGGACCCGTGCCGGGGCTGGTTCTGAGCTGGAACAGCCGCTTCCCCTGGCATCGCGAGGCTCCCTGAGTTGGGGGAGCTGCCACCGTGGTCGCCACCCCGCCGTGATCGTTGTCACCCCACACACGGTGTCCCCTGAGTTTCCAAATAACGGGATGCTCCCAGCGGTGGGTCTGGGGGTCCTCCGAGCCCCCATCTCTGGCAAAGCCCGTGAATGCCCAGAAAACAGGGATACGGCCCCGCgagcacagctgctcttcccacaggGCAGCCCCGGGGGTCCCCCCCGCCCCCCGGCCATGGCGGGCCGGCTGCTTCCCCCCgacagcagcccagctctgggtgtggaGGACgttccccagctccaggcaccTCTGCAGGTGTCCCCGCAGCCCACAGTGACACGG GTGCCCGTCATCCACCACCGCGGCTCCAACACCCTCAACTTCCACTTCCACGAGCCGGAGAGCCGCGGTACGGCCGAGAACAGCCAGGGAGCTCCCAAGAGCCCAG TGAATGAGTGGTACCAGACCTGGCCGGCCAAGGAGGCGAAAGCTCCCAGCACCCCGGTGCCCGCCCACCCCACACCCAGTCCCCGGGCCGCCCCCACCTGCCCACGGCCACCAGGCTGGTCGGCAACCTGGACCAAGGATAGCAAGCGGCGGGAGAGGCGCTGGGTGAAGTACGATGGCATCGGGCCCGTGGATGAGACGGGGATGCCCCTCGCCTCGCGCTCG AGTGTCGATAGCCCCCGGGACTGGTACCGCAGCATGTTCCGGCAGATCCACCGCAAGCTGCCAG AGCCCGACTGGGACACCCATTCTTGCCCCACCACGGCGCCTCCATCGCCCCCCAAACCGCGGAGGAGGGGGTCGGCCCCAGCTGAGCCCCCCGGAATGCCTAACGGGATGGATTG GACCCGCTGGGGTGCCACCGGCGCCACTGCCGAGCCCGGCAGCATTTTTGACTATGAACCAGGGAAGTTTTCTCGGCGGGAGCAG AGTCCGGCAGCAGCGCGGCCGAAGCGGGCTCAGTCCATCGAG gtgctgctggagcaggagctggagcagctcagcgAGGAGCTGGACAAGGACATGAGGGACATGGAGACGCGCCGGACTCCCCGCCAG AGCCCGGCGGCTGCTCCCACCGCTCGCTCCCCTGCTCCGGCCTCCCCGGCTGCTCG GAGCCCCCTGTCACCCCACTGGCTGTGGAGCccccctgccacccccagcATGGAGtggggtgggctggggctggccagCGACCGGAGCCTTGCAGCCTCCAGCAGAG ACACCCTCAGGCCAGGGACCCTCCCCAGCTTGTCGGACCTGGGGGACCCCGTGGAGGTCGTcaagagggaggagaagaag atGAAAGCTGCTCGCCTCAAGTTCAACTTCCAAGCTGAGTCTCCCAA GGAGCTGACGCTGCAGAAGGGGGACATCGTCTACATCCATAAGGAAGTGGACAGGAACTGGCTGGAGGGGGAGCACCACGGCCGCGTGGGCATTTTCCCCTCCAACTACGTGGAG ATCCTGCCCCCTACGGAGGTGCCCAAGCCCATCAAGGCTCCCACGCTCCAGGTTCTGGAATACGGGGAGGCGCTGGCGCTCTACAACTTCCGAGGGGATCTGCACGTGGAGCTCTCCTTTCGCAAG GGCGAGCGCATCTGCCTGGTGCGGCGGGTGAACGAGAACTGGTACGAAGGGAGGATTCCGGGCACCAGCCGCCAGGGCATCTTCCCCGCCACCTACGTGCAGGTGCTGAAGGAGCCGCGGGTCAAAGCCTCCGCAGAGGACATCCCCTCCTCTCCCGCCCCCGCCAGCCCCCGGCCAGCGGCCGGATCCCCGTCCCTGCAGCGCTCGCCCGGTGCCCGGATCCCCCAGGCTCCCCCCGGCTCCCCCCGGGAAGCGAAGCGGGGTCCCGGGGTGACGGGAGGGCGCCCGTCCTCTCCTCGCCACCTCGGCGCCgccttccccccctccccaaagcTGCCCCACgctggcacccccagccccttgGTGGCCTCTGCCAGCCCCCCACATCCCGTGGCCGCCCACCCCCAGGAGCTCCGGCGTTCCGCCTGGACCCCAGAGCAG CGCGAGACCCCTGGGGCACAAACCAGCGCCCACCCCGAGCCCGCCCCGTCCTACAATGGCTCCGAAATCCGGTGGACTCC GTACAGGGCGCTCTACCAGTACCGGCCCCAAAACGCCGAcgagctggagctgctggaaggggaCCGGGTGGATGTCATGCAGCAGTGCGACGACGGCTGGTTCGTGG GAGTGTCCAGGAGGACGCAGAAATTCGGCACTTTCCCCGGGAACTACGTGGCGCCGGTGTGA
- the SORBS3 gene encoding vinexin isoform X5 gives MEGMEERRAWRKLRQWSGTLGKAGAAGTGVCSHRAPIPALGGPQEHRPHSPPQSRPPPTTSLSILSRKPPSSSRLHRAGGPAARGSPRFVSGGRVLGNACAGRGMSSASWLHSLDPIPGNVTGNSEWAGPAPERGALGGQRTPGGAGAHGDPAPGRTVAPDSLGGCSWGALPASPPRCSEPLPAPPAGKVRAVELSSLPLAAPSRSPRGSPKPRCSPGVPVGTAQEGSPGGPPRPPAMAGRLLPPDSSPALGVEDVPQLQAPLQVSPQPTVTRVPVIHHRGSNTLNFHFHEPESRGTAENSQGAPKSPVNEWYQTWPAKEAKAPSTPVPAHPTPSPRAAPTCPRPPGWSATWTKDSKRRERRWVKYDGIGPVDETGMPLASRSSVDSPRDWYRSMFRQIHRKLPEPDWDTHSCPTTAPPSPPKPRRRGSAPAEPPGMPNGMDWTRWGATGATAEPGSIFDYEPGKFSRREQSPAAARPKRAQSIEVLLEQELEQLSEELDKDMRDMETRRTPRQSPAAAPTARSPAPASPAARSPLSPHWLWSPPATPSMEWGGLGLASDRSLAASSRDTLRPGTLPSLSDLGDPVEVVKREEKKMKAARLKFNFQAESPKELTLQKGDIVYIHKEVDRNWLEGEHHGRVGIFPSNYVEILPPTEVPKPIKAPTLQVLEYGEALALYNFRGDLHVELSFRKGERICLVRRVNENWYEGRIPGTSRQGIFPATYVQVLKEPRVKASAEDIPSSPAPASPRPAAGSPSLQRSPGARIPQAPPGSPREAKRGPGVTGGRPSSPRHLGAAFPPSPKLPHAGTPSPLVASASPPHPVAAHPQELRRSAWTPEQRETPGAQTSAHPEPAPSYNGSEIRWTPYRALYQYRPQNADELELLEGDRVDVMQQCDDGWFVGVSRRTQKFGTFPGNYVAPV, from the exons atggaggggatggAGGAACGCAGGGCATGGAGGAAATTGAGGCAATGGAGCGGCACCCTTGGCAAGGCGGGGGCAGCGGGGACGGGGGTCTGCTCTCACCGTGCCCCCATCCCGGCGCTAGGAGGTCCACAGGAGCACAGACCCCACTCCCCGCCTCAGTCCCGACCACCACCCACCACTTCCCTCTCCATCCTTTCCCGAAAACCCCCCTCGAGTTCCCGTCTCCATCGCGCCGGGGGGCCGGCGGCGCGGGGCTCGCCCCGTTTCGTAAGCGGGGGCCGGGTGCTCGGGAACGCGTGCGCGGGGCGTGGGATGAGTTCAGCCTCTTGGCTCCATTccctggatcccatccctggaaatgtcacTGGAAACTCTGAATGGGCCGGCCCCGCTCCAGAGCGGGGAGCGCTGGGGGGGCAGCGCACCCCGGGGGGGGCCGGGGCACACGGGGATCCAGCTCCGGGGAGGACGGTGGCTCCCGACTCTCTCGGGGGATGCTCTTGGGGGGCTCTCCCCGCCAGCCCCCCACGATGCTCTGAGCCCCTTCCCGCTCCTCCTGCCGGCAAAGTTCGTGCCGTGGAACTTTCTTCCCTGCCGCTCGCGGCGCCGTCCCGCTCGCCCCGGGGCTCCCCAAAACCCCGCTGCTCCCCGGGCGTCCCCGTCGGCACCGCCCAGGAG gGCAGCCCCGGGGGTCCCCCCCGCCCCCCGGCCATGGCGGGCCGGCTGCTTCCCCCCgacagcagcccagctctgggtgtggaGGACgttccccagctccaggcaccTCTGCAGGTGTCCCCGCAGCCCACAGTGACACGG GTGCCCGTCATCCACCACCGCGGCTCCAACACCCTCAACTTCCACTTCCACGAGCCGGAGAGCCGCGGTACGGCCGAGAACAGCCAGGGAGCTCCCAAGAGCCCAG TGAATGAGTGGTACCAGACCTGGCCGGCCAAGGAGGCGAAAGCTCCCAGCACCCCGGTGCCCGCCCACCCCACACCCAGTCCCCGGGCCGCCCCCACCTGCCCACGGCCACCAGGCTGGTCGGCAACCTGGACCAAGGATAGCAAGCGGCGGGAGAGGCGCTGGGTGAAGTACGATGGCATCGGGCCCGTGGATGAGACGGGGATGCCCCTCGCCTCGCGCTCG AGTGTCGATAGCCCCCGGGACTGGTACCGCAGCATGTTCCGGCAGATCCACCGCAAGCTGCCAG AGCCCGACTGGGACACCCATTCTTGCCCCACCACGGCGCCTCCATCGCCCCCCAAACCGCGGAGGAGGGGGTCGGCCCCAGCTGAGCCCCCCGGAATGCCTAACGGGATGGATTG GACCCGCTGGGGTGCCACCGGCGCCACTGCCGAGCCCGGCAGCATTTTTGACTATGAACCAGGGAAGTTTTCTCGGCGGGAGCAG AGTCCGGCAGCAGCGCGGCCGAAGCGGGCTCAGTCCATCGAG gtgctgctggagcaggagctggagcagctcagcgAGGAGCTGGACAAGGACATGAGGGACATGGAGACGCGCCGGACTCCCCGCCAG AGCCCGGCGGCTGCTCCCACCGCTCGCTCCCCTGCTCCGGCCTCCCCGGCTGCTCG GAGCCCCCTGTCACCCCACTGGCTGTGGAGCccccctgccacccccagcATGGAGtggggtgggctggggctggccagCGACCGGAGCCTTGCAGCCTCCAGCAGAG ACACCCTCAGGCCAGGGACCCTCCCCAGCTTGTCGGACCTGGGGGACCCCGTGGAGGTCGTcaagagggaggagaagaag atGAAAGCTGCTCGCCTCAAGTTCAACTTCCAAGCTGAGTCTCCCAA GGAGCTGACGCTGCAGAAGGGGGACATCGTCTACATCCATAAGGAAGTGGACAGGAACTGGCTGGAGGGGGAGCACCACGGCCGCGTGGGCATTTTCCCCTCCAACTACGTGGAG ATCCTGCCCCCTACGGAGGTGCCCAAGCCCATCAAGGCTCCCACGCTCCAGGTTCTGGAATACGGGGAGGCGCTGGCGCTCTACAACTTCCGAGGGGATCTGCACGTGGAGCTCTCCTTTCGCAAG GGCGAGCGCATCTGCCTGGTGCGGCGGGTGAACGAGAACTGGTACGAAGGGAGGATTCCGGGCACCAGCCGCCAGGGCATCTTCCCCGCCACCTACGTGCAGGTGCTGAAGGAGCCGCGGGTCAAAGCCTCCGCAGAGGACATCCCCTCCTCTCCCGCCCCCGCCAGCCCCCGGCCAGCGGCCGGATCCCCGTCCCTGCAGCGCTCGCCCGGTGCCCGGATCCCCCAGGCTCCCCCCGGCTCCCCCCGGGAAGCGAAGCGGGGTCCCGGGGTGACGGGAGGGCGCCCGTCCTCTCCTCGCCACCTCGGCGCCgccttccccccctccccaaagcTGCCCCACgctggcacccccagccccttgGTGGCCTCTGCCAGCCCCCCACATCCCGTGGCCGCCCACCCCCAGGAGCTCCGGCGTTCCGCCTGGACCCCAGAGCAG CGCGAGACCCCTGGGGCACAAACCAGCGCCCACCCCGAGCCCGCCCCGTCCTACAATGGCTCCGAAATCCGGTGGACTCC GTACAGGGCGCTCTACCAGTACCGGCCCCAAAACGCCGAcgagctggagctgctggaaggggaCCGGGTGGATGTCATGCAGCAGTGCGACGACGGCTGGTTCGTGG GAGTGTCCAGGAGGACGCAGAAATTCGGCACTTTCCCCGGGAACTACGTGGCGCCGGTGTGA